In Candidatus Parvarchaeota archaeon, the genomic stretch GACAGGCTTGATACGGATATTGCCTGCGCAAGGGCTGCAGGAATCAAATCAGTTCTTGTGCTGACAGGCCTGACTTCAAAATCCCAGGCTCAAGGCATCAAATCTGCAGCCATCGGCTTGAAAAAAAATACGTTGCCTGACTTCATACTTGACTGCGCGGCCCAAATCACGCCCTGCTGGCTTGCCAACTCTTATTCTTCCTTGTAAATCTCATTCATTGCAGCATTCAGGTTTCCCTGCAAGTCAGCCTGCCCCAAAGGCTTTTTCGGAAACAGTCCCTGCGCGCCAGGCTGCAGCTCCTCCTTTTCCAGAAGGCCGGCAAGCCCCAAGGCCCCAATCTGACTTATCGGCTCTTCAAGTTCGCCAAGCATGTCAAATGCGCCTGCTGTTTTTTTCCCCTCAATACTGCTGCTTGAATAAGAAATCCCATGGCCGACATTTCCTTCTGCCATCGGTTTTTTTACAAACGAAGGCCTTGATGAAAGCGCCCTGCTAATATCGCTAATCGCAGCAGTGTCTGAAAAGTTCTGGTTCGCAGGGTTCATTGGATACTGCTGTGCAAAGCTTGCCTGCTGCCCCGCATTTCCAATACTTGCCAAACCGGGCTGGGTTGTGGCAAAAGCATCCGCATTTCCGGTTTCCCTGCTTTGCCAAGTTTGCTGATACTGCTGCTCTATTCCGCTTTGCTTGGGGGGCTGGGAAAATTCAGCTAACCCTGGCTGGTCAAATATGGAGTTTGCATAATCAGTGGATGCAGCCTGCTGGCCTGCCTGTTCCCCTAAACCCTGCAGCCCGCCTGAGCCGTATGTCTGGCCGGAAGATTGTGGATATGCGGGGCTTTGCTGCACTTGCCTGCCAAAGCTTGAGATTGTTGCAAGTATTGTGGAGCCGCAATAGCCACACTTGGAGGTAATCGTCAAGTCCTCTATTTCCATGTCTGCTGAAAAGTCAAAGGTGAAAAATTTGCCGCACTTGCAACCCAAAGTTTTTTTTATCGAGACCATTTGCATTGCACCTCATTCTACTGTGACTGACTTTGCCAGGTTCCTTGGCTTGTCAGGGTCGCAGCCCTTTTTCACGGAAATATAATATGCCAGCAGCTGGAGCGGTATTGAAAACAGGATTGGAGAGAAAATCGGGTCAACTTTTGGCAGCAGTGCGAATTCTGTCCCCAACCTTGCCGCATCCTTGTCATCGGAAAAAACAATTACCTCGGCATTCCTTGCCTGGCATTCCTTTATGTTGCCCATGATTTTCGTTCTTGTCTCATCTCCTGGGGCTATTGCTACAACCTTCACCCCGCCTTCAAGCAGCGAAAGAGGGCCGTGCTTGAGCTCCCCTGCCGGGTAGCTTTCGGCATGCAGGTACGTTATCTCCTTTAGCTTGAGCGCCCCTTCAAGGGCAGTTGCATGGGACAACCCCCGTCCTATGAAAAAGAAATCCGTTGATTTGCACAGCTTTTCCGCAAGCTTTTCCATATCCCCTGCTTTTGTGAGCACGGCGTCAATCGCGCTTGAAAGGTCTGCAATCCCCTGCTCCAAGTCCTGCCTTTTGGAAACAATGAAGACAAGCTTGTACAAAAGCGCCAGCTGCGAAGTGAAGGATTTGGTTGCAACAACGGCTATCTCCGGCCCTGCATTAAGATAAAGCGTCAAGTCAGCCTCCCTGGTAAGCGAGCTTCCAACAACATTGCACACGGCAAGCACTTTTGCGCCCCTTTCTTTTGCAAGCCTGACTGCAGCCATTGTATCCGCAGTCTCCCCAGACTGGCTTATTGCAATCACTACAGTTCCCTTGCCGACGTTTGGAAGGTGCATGAATTCCGACGCATAGCTTACCTCAACGTGCCTGTCTGTCAATCTCTCAAGCACGTTTTTGAAAACAAGCCCGGCATGATACGATGAGCCGCAGGCAACAACCCGAAGCATCTTGGCGCCATCCAAAAGCCTGGCAGCCCTACCATACTCCCCAGAAGTTGTGGCAAGCCTTATTGCAGACTGCTGCTGGTGTATTTCCTTAATCATGAAGTGCGCAAACCCGTCCTTTTGCGCCATCTGCCGCGTCCAGTCAATCCTCATGCTCCTCCTTTTCACCTGCCTGCCGCCTTGCAGTTCGCAAATCCTGTGCCCGGTTGCATCAAGGACCGCATACTCTCCGTCTTTGAGGATTACAAATTCGTTTGTGTAGTCAAGCACTGCAGGCATGTCAGATGCGCAAAACATTTCCTTCTTTCCAATCCCTATGATTAGCGGGCTTGATTTTCTCGAGCAGATTATCCTTCCGTCCCCCTGCCTTATCGCAACTATGGAATAAGTCCCCTCTATTTTTCTTGCTGCGGCAACAAATGCGCTCTCAAAATCATCCTCTTTCTGGCTTTCAATCAGGTGCGCAATGACTTCAGTGTCAGTGTCGGATTTGAACCTGTGGCCTGCTTTTGCAAGCTGCTCCTTGAGGCTCTCAAAATTTTCAATTATGCCATTATGGATAATAACTGTCTTTCCATGGCAGTCTGAATGAGGGTGCGCGTTTACCTGGTTTGGCACTCCGTGCGTCGCCCAGCGCGTGTGGCCTATCCCGACAGTCCCACTGATGCCTTCCAATCCCGCGGTTTTCTCAAAATCGGCAATCCGTCCCTTGTCCTTTACAATCCTAATGCGGCCCTTTTCCTCAACCGCAATGCCTACGGAGTCGTAGCCCCTGTACTCAAGATTCTTTAGCGCCTTGAGTATTGTTGTGGCTGCCTGCCTGAAGCCAACATAACCTATAATGCCGCACATGTCCGATACCCGCATCTGCCTATTTTTTCTTTTTTCCAAACTTTTCTTGCCGCGCGTCCAATCTTCTTATCATTCCCTTATGCCAATTGCATAAGTCCGCTTCACCTCGACAATCCTGACATTTGCGGCCTTACCGGCAACCCCGCCTTTTACAAAAACGGCAAAGTTTTCATTGTGTGCAATGCCCTCCCCTCTGGGATTGACTGCAGTGATTACAAGCCTGTAGACTTTGCCTGCCTCGACACTTGGAGTTGGTTGGAAGTGCATGTGATTGCCTTGGTTGAAAGCCGCGCCTTGCGGCACAGGCGGTTAATCCAATTTTGCTTGCTTTCATTAAAATACCTTGCTAGCCTAAGCCGTTTGGGCAGTCATGCCTTGCCAAAAATCCTGCCTTTTTTTGCACTTTTCTGCAAGAACATATGTATTTATAACTTTTCTTTAATTAATAGCGCAATAGTCTGGCATAAATTGCCGTTGAAAAGTTAGGTGATAAGAATGCGTTTTGATGAAGATGAAGATGTTGATGATGACGAGGATTTGGAGGATGAGTGGGAGGACGAGGAGGATGAGGAAGAGGAGTAGCCAAATCTCCTTTTTCACATTTTCCCAAGTTCCACATGCACAAATTCCTTCCAGTTTGCAGCTTCTTTCTGGATTTCCAGCCCAATTTCTTTTTTGCGTTTTTCGCCATTTCTTCTTTAACCGGTAAATTTATTTTATTCCCAATCCTTGCCATTTCCAAAGTGATTACATGAAAATCCTGCTGCAGTTTCCTGAAGGGCTGAAAACCAAGGCCAGGGAGATTTGCGCAAGCCTTGAATCCTCGGGGAACGCTGTTTTCATCTCCGCAGCGCCATGTTTTGGTGCATGCGACTTGGCACTTGAGGAGGCAAGGCTGCTAAAAGTTGACAAATTAATGCACTTTGGCCACGCAGAATTCCACAAAGTCAAAGGCGAAAAATTTGAAATCGAGTACATCCAGTTTCCCGTGGATGCCAATCTTGAAATACTCAAAAACAGGGAAAGCCTCGCATTGATAAGCCAGTATAAGACCGTCGGGCTTGTGACAACTGTCAACCACCTGCACCAGCTAGGTGACATGAAAAAAATCCTTGAAGCTG encodes the following:
- a CDS encoding TRAM domain-containing protein, yielding MHFQPTPSVEAGKVYRLVITAVNPRGEGIAHNENFAVFVKGGVAGKAANVRIVEVKRTYAIGIRE
- the glmS gene encoding glutamine--fructose-6-phosphate transaminase (isomerizing) — translated: MCGIIGYVGFRQAATTILKALKNLEYRGYDSVGIAVEEKGRIRIVKDKGRIADFEKTAGLEGISGTVGIGHTRWATHGVPNQVNAHPHSDCHGKTVIIHNGIIENFESLKEQLAKAGHRFKSDTDTEVIAHLIESQKEDDFESAFVAAARKIEGTYSIVAIRQGDGRIICSRKSSPLIIGIGKKEMFCASDMPAVLDYTNEFVILKDGEYAVLDATGHRICELQGGRQVKRRSMRIDWTRQMAQKDGFAHFMIKEIHQQQSAIRLATTSGEYGRAARLLDGAKMLRVVACGSSYHAGLVFKNVLERLTDRHVEVSYASEFMHLPNVGKGTVVIAISQSGETADTMAAVRLAKERGAKVLAVCNVVGSSLTREADLTLYLNAGPEIAVVATKSFTSQLALLYKLVFIVSKRQDLEQGIADLSSAIDAVLTKAGDMEKLAEKLCKSTDFFFIGRGLSHATALEGALKLKEITYLHAESYPAGELKHGPLSLLEGGVKVVAIAPGDETRTKIMGNIKECQARNAEVIVFSDDKDAARLGTEFALLPKVDPIFSPILFSIPLQLLAYYISVKKGCDPDKPRNLAKSVTVE